One stretch of Manis pentadactyla isolate mManPen7 chromosome 10, mManPen7.hap1, whole genome shotgun sequence DNA includes these proteins:
- the ENDOU gene encoding uridylate-specific endoribonuclease isoform X1: MKTGVSLIVAMLCGLAWAGKMESCAFCCNEKLNRKAECQSDRRCLQHGDCCEDCEHLCTTEGDPKEPELFLDVEGEAEGAPASNLYVAPNSCQGRCREAFDKHHPCHCNSRCWEFGNCCADFESLCGHEGFSHSRDAITEEKLQSVSEKIYRADTNKAQKEDITLNSQKCILPSETGDQVDRCPEPLFTYVNEKLFSKPTYAAFINLLNNYQRATGRGEHFSAQQLAEQDTFLREVMKTAVMAELYSFLRHQNRYSSEQEFFSDLKNMWFGLYSRGDNKADSSGFEHVFSGEVKKGKVTGFHNWIRFYMQEKEGLVDYYSYIYDGPWDSYPDVLAMQFNWDGYYKEVGSAFIGSSPEFEFALYSLCFIARPGKVCHLSLGGYPLAIQTFGWDKSTYGNGKKYIATAYVVSSTH, encoded by the exons ATGAAGACTGGTGTGTCCCTGATAGTGGCCATGCTCTGCGGCCTGGCCTGGGCTG GAAAGATGGAGTCATGTGCATTCTGCTGTAATGAGAAACTTAACCGGAAGGCTGAGTGCCAGAGTGACCGCCGGTGTCTCCAGCATGGGGACTGCTGTGAGGACTGCGAGCACCTGTGTACCA CTGAaggagaccccaaagagccagaGCTGTTCCTGGACGTGGAGGGAGAGGCCGAGGGGGCCCCTGCCAGCA ACCTGTATGTGGCACCCAACTCCTGCCAGGGCCGCTGCCGGGAAGCCTTTGACAAGCACCACCCCTGTCACTGCAACTCCCGCTGCTGGGAGTTTGGGAACTGCTGCGCGGACTTTGAGAGCCTGTGTGGCCACG AGGGCTTCTCCCACAGCAGGGACGCCATCACCGAGGAGAAGCTGCAGAGTGTGTCTGAGAAGATCTACAGGGCAGATACGAACAAAGCCCAGAAGGAGGACATCACCCTCAATAGCCAAAAATGTATCTTGCCCTCGGAGACGGGAGACCAAGTGGACCGCTGCCCAGAGCC GCTCTTCACATATGTCAATGAGAAGCTGTTCTCCAAGCCGACCTACGCAGCCTTCATCAACCTCCTCAACAACTACCAGAGAGCGACAGGCCGTGGGGAGCACTTCAGTGCCCAGCAGCTGGCTGAGCAGGACACTTTCCTCAGAGAGGTCATGAAGACAGCTGTCATGGCAGAACTCTACAGCTTCCTCCGCCACCAGA ATCGCTACAGCTCAGAACAGGAGTTCTTCAGTGACTTGAAGAACATGTGGTTCGGACTCTATTCAAGAGGTGATAACAAGGCGGATTCCAGTGGCTTTGAACATGTCTTCTCAG GTGAAGTAAAGAAAGGAAAGGTTACTGGCTTCCATAACTGGATCCGCTTCTACatgcaggagaaggagggactggTTGACTACTATAGTTACATCTATGATGGGCCT TGGGACTCCTATCCAGACGTGCTAGCCATGCAGTTCAACTGGGACGGCTATTATAAGGAAGTGGGCTCAGCTTTCATCGGCAGCAGCCCTGAGTTTGAGTTTGCACTCTACTCCCTGTGTTTCATCGCCAGGCCTGGCAAAGT GTGCCATTTAAGCCTGGGTGGATATCCCCTGGCCATCCAGACATTCGGTTGGGACAAATCCACCTATGGAAACGGCAAGAAGTACATTGCCACAGCCTATGTGGTATCTTCCACCCACTAG
- the ENDOU gene encoding uridylate-specific endoribonuclease isoform X3, protein MKTGVSLIVAMLCGLAWADLYVAPNSCQGRCREAFDKHHPCHCNSRCWEFGNCCADFESLCGHEGFSHSRDAITEEKLQSVSEKIYRADTNKAQKEDITLNSQKCILPSETGDQVDRCPEPLFTYVNEKLFSKPTYAAFINLLNNYQRATGRGEHFSAQQLAEQDTFLREVMKTAVMAELYSFLRHQNRYSSEQEFFSDLKNMWFGLYSRGDNKADSSGFEHVFSGEVKKGKVTGFHNWIRFYMQEKEGLVDYYSYIYDGPWDSYPDVLAMQFNWDGYYKEVGSAFIGSSPEFEFALYSLCFIARPGKVCHLSLGGYPLAIQTFGWDKSTYGNGKKYIATAYVVSSTH, encoded by the exons ATGAAGACTGGTGTGTCCCTGATAGTGGCCATGCTCTGCGGCCTGGCCTGGGCTG ACCTGTATGTGGCACCCAACTCCTGCCAGGGCCGCTGCCGGGAAGCCTTTGACAAGCACCACCCCTGTCACTGCAACTCCCGCTGCTGGGAGTTTGGGAACTGCTGCGCGGACTTTGAGAGCCTGTGTGGCCACG AGGGCTTCTCCCACAGCAGGGACGCCATCACCGAGGAGAAGCTGCAGAGTGTGTCTGAGAAGATCTACAGGGCAGATACGAACAAAGCCCAGAAGGAGGACATCACCCTCAATAGCCAAAAATGTATCTTGCCCTCGGAGACGGGAGACCAAGTGGACCGCTGCCCAGAGCC GCTCTTCACATATGTCAATGAGAAGCTGTTCTCCAAGCCGACCTACGCAGCCTTCATCAACCTCCTCAACAACTACCAGAGAGCGACAGGCCGTGGGGAGCACTTCAGTGCCCAGCAGCTGGCTGAGCAGGACACTTTCCTCAGAGAGGTCATGAAGACAGCTGTCATGGCAGAACTCTACAGCTTCCTCCGCCACCAGA ATCGCTACAGCTCAGAACAGGAGTTCTTCAGTGACTTGAAGAACATGTGGTTCGGACTCTATTCAAGAGGTGATAACAAGGCGGATTCCAGTGGCTTTGAACATGTCTTCTCAG GTGAAGTAAAGAAAGGAAAGGTTACTGGCTTCCATAACTGGATCCGCTTCTACatgcaggagaaggagggactggTTGACTACTATAGTTACATCTATGATGGGCCT TGGGACTCCTATCCAGACGTGCTAGCCATGCAGTTCAACTGGGACGGCTATTATAAGGAAGTGGGCTCAGCTTTCATCGGCAGCAGCCCTGAGTTTGAGTTTGCACTCTACTCCCTGTGTTTCATCGCCAGGCCTGGCAAAGT GTGCCATTTAAGCCTGGGTGGATATCCCCTGGCCATCCAGACATTCGGTTGGGACAAATCCACCTATGGAAACGGCAAGAAGTACATTGCCACAGCCTATGTGGTATCTTCCACCCACTAG
- the ENDOU gene encoding uridylate-specific endoribonuclease isoform X2 — protein MKTGVSLIVAMLCGLAWAAEGDPKEPELFLDVEGEAEGAPASNLYVAPNSCQGRCREAFDKHHPCHCNSRCWEFGNCCADFESLCGHEGFSHSRDAITEEKLQSVSEKIYRADTNKAQKEDITLNSQKCILPSETGDQVDRCPEPLFTYVNEKLFSKPTYAAFINLLNNYQRATGRGEHFSAQQLAEQDTFLREVMKTAVMAELYSFLRHQNRYSSEQEFFSDLKNMWFGLYSRGDNKADSSGFEHVFSGEVKKGKVTGFHNWIRFYMQEKEGLVDYYSYIYDGPWDSYPDVLAMQFNWDGYYKEVGSAFIGSSPEFEFALYSLCFIARPGKVCHLSLGGYPLAIQTFGWDKSTYGNGKKYIATAYVVSSTH, from the exons ATGAAGACTGGTGTGTCCCTGATAGTGGCCATGCTCTGCGGCCTGGCCTGGGCTG CTGAaggagaccccaaagagccagaGCTGTTCCTGGACGTGGAGGGAGAGGCCGAGGGGGCCCCTGCCAGCA ACCTGTATGTGGCACCCAACTCCTGCCAGGGCCGCTGCCGGGAAGCCTTTGACAAGCACCACCCCTGTCACTGCAACTCCCGCTGCTGGGAGTTTGGGAACTGCTGCGCGGACTTTGAGAGCCTGTGTGGCCACG AGGGCTTCTCCCACAGCAGGGACGCCATCACCGAGGAGAAGCTGCAGAGTGTGTCTGAGAAGATCTACAGGGCAGATACGAACAAAGCCCAGAAGGAGGACATCACCCTCAATAGCCAAAAATGTATCTTGCCCTCGGAGACGGGAGACCAAGTGGACCGCTGCCCAGAGCC GCTCTTCACATATGTCAATGAGAAGCTGTTCTCCAAGCCGACCTACGCAGCCTTCATCAACCTCCTCAACAACTACCAGAGAGCGACAGGCCGTGGGGAGCACTTCAGTGCCCAGCAGCTGGCTGAGCAGGACACTTTCCTCAGAGAGGTCATGAAGACAGCTGTCATGGCAGAACTCTACAGCTTCCTCCGCCACCAGA ATCGCTACAGCTCAGAACAGGAGTTCTTCAGTGACTTGAAGAACATGTGGTTCGGACTCTATTCAAGAGGTGATAACAAGGCGGATTCCAGTGGCTTTGAACATGTCTTCTCAG GTGAAGTAAAGAAAGGAAAGGTTACTGGCTTCCATAACTGGATCCGCTTCTACatgcaggagaaggagggactggTTGACTACTATAGTTACATCTATGATGGGCCT TGGGACTCCTATCCAGACGTGCTAGCCATGCAGTTCAACTGGGACGGCTATTATAAGGAAGTGGGCTCAGCTTTCATCGGCAGCAGCCCTGAGTTTGAGTTTGCACTCTACTCCCTGTGTTTCATCGCCAGGCCTGGCAAAGT GTGCCATTTAAGCCTGGGTGGATATCCCCTGGCCATCCAGACATTCGGTTGGGACAAATCCACCTATGGAAACGGCAAGAAGTACATTGCCACAGCCTATGTGGTATCTTCCACCCACTAG